One part of the Phoenix dactylifera cultivar Barhee BC4 chromosome 4, palm_55x_up_171113_PBpolish2nd_filt_p, whole genome shotgun sequence genome encodes these proteins:
- the LOC103715281 gene encoding T-complex protein 1 subunit gamma: MHAPVLVLKDSLKRESGSKVHHANIQASKAVADIIRTTLGPRSMLKMLLDAGGGIVVTNDGNAILRELDLAHPAAKSMIELSRTQDEEVGDGTTSVIVLAGEMLHVAQAFIEKNYHPTIICRAYNKALEDAISVIDKIAMPIDVNDRATTLGLVKSCIGTKFTGQFGDLIADLAIDSTTTVGVDLGQGVREVDIKKYIKIEKVPGGQLEDSKVLKGVMINKDVVAPGKMRRKILNPRIILLDCPLEYKKGENQTNAELVKEEDWEVLLKMEEEYIENLCMQVLKFKPDLVITEKGLSDLACHYLSKAGVSAIRRLRKTDNNRIAKACGAVIVNRPEELQESDVGTGAGLFEVKKFGDEFFAFVVDCKDPKACTVLLRGASKDLLNEVERNLQDAMSVARNILKNPKLLPGGGATELTVSAALKQKSSSIEGIEKWPYEAAAVAFEAIPRTLAQNCGVNVIRTMTALQGKHANEENAWVGIDGNTGAIVDMKETKIWDSYNVKAQTFKTAIEAACMILRIDDIVSGIKKKQAPGAGPTPSKPKIEEEGDADNEQILPE; the protein is encoded by the exons ATGCACGCCCCGGTCCTCGTCCTCA AAGATTCTTTAAAACGGGAATCTGGAAGTAAGGTGCACCATGCCAACATCCAAGCATCTAAG GCTGTGGCTGACATAATCCGTACTACTTTGGGTCCTCGATCTATGTTGAAGATGCTTCTTGATGCTGGAGGAG GTATTGTTGTTACTAATGATGGAAATGCTATCCTACGTGAGTTGGATCTTGCCCATCCAGCTGCTAAG TCAATGATTGAACTAAGCCGCACACAAGATGAAGAAGTGGGGGATGGCACAACATCTGTCATTGTTCTTG CTGGTGAAATGCTTCATGTTGCGCAAGCTTTCATTGAAAAAAACTATCATCCTACAATTATCTGTCGAG CTTATAATAAAGCTCTCGAGGATGCAATATCAGTTATTGACAAGATTGCAATGCCCATTGATGTGAATGATC GTGCCACAACGCTGGGTCTGGTAAAAAGTTGTATAGGTACAAAATTTACCGGACAATTTGGTGACCTAATTGCT GATCTTGCCATTGATTCTACCACAACAGTTGGTGTGGACCTTGGCCAAGGTGTGCGTGAGGTGGACATCAAAAAGTATATAAAAATTGAGAAGGTTCCTGGTGGCCAGTTGGAGGACTCTAAGGTTCTTAAAGGAGTTATGATTAACAAAGATGTTGTTGCCCCTGGAAAAATGAGAAGGAAAATATTGAACCCGCGTATCATTCTCCTTGACTGCCCCCTTGAGtataagaaaggagaaaatcAAACTAATGCTGAGTTGgtaaaagaagaagattg GGAAGTTTTGCTGAAGATGGAAGAGGAATATATAGAGAATCTCTGTATGCAGGTACTGAAGTTCAAACCTGACTTGGTTATAACGGAAAAAGGGCTCAGCGATCTTGCATGCCATTATTTAAGCAAGGCTGGTGTCAGTGCTATCCGAAGATTGAGGAAGACAGACAACAATAGGATTGCTAAGGCTTGTGGAGCAGTGATTGTAAATAGGCCAGAGGAGCTTCAAGAATCTGATGTTGGAACAGGAGCTGGGCTATTTGAGGTCAAGAAATTTGGTGATGAGTTCTTTGCATTTGTTGTGGACTGCAAAGATCCAAAAGCATGTACTGTTCTTTTAAGAGGTGCAAGTAAGGATCTCTTAAACGAGGTTGAGAGAAACTTGCAG GATGCCATGTCGGTAGCACGGAACATATTGAAAAACCCAAAACTCCTTCCTGGAGGTGGTGCCACGGAGTTAACAGTATCTGCAGCATTGAAACAGAAGAGTTCATCAATTGAAGGTATTGAAAAG TGGCCCTATGAAGCTGCTGCTGTAGCTTTTGAGGCTATCCCACGAACCTTGGCTCAAAATTGTGGGGTGAATGTTATTCGGACAATGACTGCTCTCCAAGGAAAG CATGCTAATGAAGAAAATGCATGGGTTGGCATTGATGGAAACACGGGTGCCATTGTTGATATGAAAGAGACAAAG ATATGGGACTCTTACAATGTTAAGGCACAAACATTTAAGACAGCTATTGAGGCTGCTTGCATGATTTTGAGGATTGATGATATTGTGAGTGGGATAAAGAAAAAGCAGGCTCCTGGAGCTGGCCCAACCCCATCAAAACCTAAgatagaggaagaaggagatgcAGACAACGAGCAGATACTTCCGGAGTAG